One Nostoc sp. UHCC 0302 DNA window includes the following coding sequences:
- a CDS encoding choice-of-anchor Q domain-containing protein yields MATFSVTNTNDIGAGSLRQAIREANALAGRDTINFDGVFADSIADTITLGSSLNIKDDLSIEGTGAEKLIVSGNNNSSVFEIKSGITLEIDGLTVANGRSLNAGEFGLIIGGGILNAGTLTVSDSIITDNTADSQGGGIYSSGTLTINNSTISNNASGQYGSGGGIYNSGTLTINNSTISNNASGGYGGGGGIYNTGTLTVNSSTISGNFGGYDRYSEGGGGILNSGVATVSNSTISNNSGRNVSGIYTYGTFILNNSTVSDNGGGEFASSISNDGTLTVNNTTISGSSDSGTGSGIRNSGTLTLNDSNITGNSGFAGSGIYNSGIATVNSSTISGNSVYGSGGGIYNSGTLTLSNSTISGNSAESGGAGIYNESTLFVNNSTIILNTSSSELESGAGIYNSNSGSANVKNSIIAGNTNTSTANPTNATFADDVRGNFVSNGYNLIGSFSSSTGFNASEQLNYSLQDVLDTTLKDNGGSVKTHALLIGSPAINGGNNSDIPTDTTDLDGDGDTTEQIPFDGRGSGFKRISGGQVDIGAFEAVINVINGTAADDILNGTPESDIIAGYEGKDTLTGGSGADAFIYTNIRQLGDTITDFQVGTDKFLLRQIFESLNLGNLNYASAISQGYLRFETQGTRTKALIDPDGNTGIGRAINLFTVSNVSATALNNANNFDFGLGITPPSTSIFTVTNTKDNGSGSLRKAIQDANAKAGKDIIKFDGVFADDIADTITLSGGSIVIRDDLSIDGTGAEKLAVSGNNTNLIFQINFGVTIDIVGLTITNGYSDLGGSIYNSGSLILANSIVRNNKSDYSGGGIYNTGSLTLTNSTISENKTGDLFDQYGGGIYNSDYGAVTLSNSTIKNNRAEYGGGIYSTNGSVTVSNSIFSGNEAEYLSFIGFSSGSGGGIYSTNSTLTVNNSTFSSNSANDQGGGIFSDRTLTVSNSKFDNNSANFQGSGIINHYGTLTVINSIFNNNSTNSGGGISNDGGTATVSYSTFNNNTVSAEGGGIDNGGTIAISNSTFSNNSSGTSGGGIYNGGTMTLTNSTINENSAKDVGGGIVSYYDTLIVNNSTISSNSAARGGGIFINATLTVNNSTITLNTAENEEAAGGIFNNESGTVTVKNSLIAGNNNSDVTGAFVSNGYNLIGSLSGSTGFNANEELNVPLEDVLDTTLQDNGGATKTHALVTGSRAINTGSNADIPTDTTDLDGDGNTTEPVPYDQRGSGFARISNGIVDIGAYEAVVNLIRS; encoded by the coding sequence ATGGCTACATTTAGCGTTACTAATACCAACGATATTGGTGCTGGTTCACTGCGGCAGGCAATAAGAGAAGCTAATGCTTTAGCAGGGAGAGATACCATCAATTTTGATGGGGTATTTGCTGACTCGATTGCTGATACTATCACTCTCGGTAGTAGTTTGAATATTAAAGATGATTTGAGTATTGAAGGAACAGGTGCAGAAAAGTTAATTGTTAGTGGTAACAACAACAGCAGCGTATTTGAGATCAAAAGTGGTATTACTCTAGAAATTGATGGATTAACTGTTGCCAATGGTCGTTCTTTAAATGCAGGAGAATTTGGCCTAATTATAGGTGGTGGTATTCTCAATGCTGGAACTCTTACTGTAAGCGACAGCATTATCACTGATAACACAGCAGATTCCCAAGGGGGTGGGATCTATAGCTCTGGCACTTTAACGATAAACAATAGCACCATCAGCAACAACGCATCAGGACAATATGGAAGCGGCGGTGGGATCTATAACTCTGGCACTCTAACGATAAACAATAGCACCATCAGCAACAACGCATCAGGAGGATACGGAGGCGGCGGCGGCATCTATAACACTGGTACTCTAACTGTAAATAGCAGCACTATTAGTGGCAACTTTGGTGGTTATGATCGTTATAGTGAAGGTGGTGGTGGCATCTTGAACTCTGGGGTTGCCACGGTGAGCAACAGCACCATTAGTAATAACTCAGGAAGAAATGTCAGCGGCATCTATACTTATGGCACATTCATATTAAACAACAGTACTGTGAGTGACAACGGTGGTGGAGAATTTGCATCTAGCATCAGTAATGATGGCACTTTAACAGTCAACAATACCACTATCAGTGGCAGTTCAGATTCTGGAACTGGTAGCGGTATTAGAAATAGTGGCACTCTGACGCTAAATGATAGCAATATTACTGGCAACTCAGGATTTGCCGGCAGCGGGATCTACAACTCTGGCATCGCAACAGTAAACAGCAGCACTATCAGTGGCAACTCTGTATATGGAAGCGGTGGCGGCATCTACAACTCTGGCACTCTGACACTGAGCAATAGCACCATCAGCGGCAACTCAGCAGAAAGTGGGGGAGCTGGGATTTATAATGAAAGCACTCTTTTCGTCAACAACAGCACTATTATACTTAACACCAGTTCCAGTGAATTAGAGAGCGGAGCAGGCATTTATAACTCTAATTCTGGTTCTGCCAACGTGAAAAATAGCATCATTGCTGGCAATACTAATACTTCTACGGCAAATCCAACTAACGCTACCTTTGCTGATGATGTTAGAGGCAACTTTGTTAGTAACGGCTATAACCTCATCGGTAGCTTCAGTAGCTCTACAGGCTTTAATGCCAGCGAGCAGCTAAACTATTCGCTACAAGATGTGTTGGATACTACCTTAAAAGACAACGGCGGTTCAGTTAAAACACATGCTCTGCTCATTGGTAGTCCTGCTATTAACGGTGGTAATAATTCAGATATACCTACTGATACCACAGATTTAGATGGTGATGGCGACACCACAGAACAAATCCCTTTTGACGGGCGTGGTTCTGGCTTTAAACGCATTTCTGGTGGTCAAGTAGACATCGGTGCATTTGAAGCAGTTATAAATGTCATTAATGGTACTGCCGCTGATGATATTCTTAACGGTACTCCTGAGAGTGACATTATTGCAGGCTACGAAGGCAAAGATACTCTCACAGGTGGTAGCGGTGCAGATGCATTTATTTATACAAATATCCGGCAGTTAGGAGATACGATCACTGACTTTCAAGTCGGTACAGATAAGTTTTTGCTGCGGCAAATTTTCGAGAGTTTAAATCTAGGTAATTTGAATTATGCTTCTGCTATCTCACAAGGTTACTTGCGTTTTGAAACTCAAGGGACTAGAACTAAAGCCTTAATTGATCCTGATGGAAATACAGGTATTGGTCGTGCAATCAACTTGTTTACGGTCAGTAACGTATCTGCTACTGCACTGAACAACGCAAATAATTTTGATTTTGGGTTAGGAATAACACCACCATCAACATCCATATTTACTGTTACTAACACCAAGGATAATGGTAGTGGTTCTCTACGCAAAGCGATTCAAGATGCTAATGCCAAAGCTGGAAAAGATATCATCAAATTTGATGGGGTGTTCGCTGATGATATCGCTGATACCATCACCCTAAGTGGTGGTAGTATCGTGATCAGAGATGACCTTAGCATTGACGGCACAGGTGCAGAAAAGCTAGCTGTCAGCGGTAACAATACAAACCTTATTTTTCAGATTAACTTTGGAGTCACGATAGATATTGTTGGGCTGACTATTACTAATGGTTACTCAGATTTGGGAGGTAGCATCTATAACAGTGGTTCTCTAATATTGGCTAATAGCATCGTTAGGAATAACAAGTCAGACTACAGTGGTGGCGGCATTTATAATACTGGCTCTCTAACACTTACTAACAGTACCATCAGTGAGAATAAAACAGGGGATTTATTCGACCAATATGGTGGGGGCATTTACAATAGTGATTATGGCGCTGTCACACTAAGTAATAGTACTATAAAAAACAATAGAGCAGAATATGGTGGCGGAATCTACAGCACTAATGGTAGCGTAACGGTAAGCAACAGCATCTTTAGTGGTAATGAAGCAGAATACTTGTCTTTTATTGGTTTCTCCTCTGGTAGCGGCGGAGGTATTTACAGCACCAATAGCACCCTAACGGTAAACAATAGTACCTTCAGTAGCAACTCAGCAAACGACCAAGGCGGTGGCATCTTCAGCGATCGCACCTTAACGGTGAGCAACAGTAAGTTTGACAATAACAGTGCAAATTTCCAAGGCAGTGGCATCATCAATCATTATGGCACGCTGACAGTAATCAACAGTATCTTCAATAACAACAGCACAAATTCTGGCGGCGGCATCTCTAACGACGGTGGTACTGCGACAGTGAGCTACAGTACGTTTAACAACAACACGGTAAGCGCCGAAGGTGGTGGCATCGATAACGGTGGTACTATAGCGATAAGTAACAGCACCTTCAGTAACAATTCTTCAGGTACCTCTGGTGGCGGCATCTATAACGGCGGTACTATGACCCTCACCAATAGCACTATCAACGAAAACTCAGCCAAAGATGTTGGTGGTGGTATTGTTAGTTACTATGATACTCTCATAGTAAATAACAGCACTATTAGTAGCAACTCAGCAGCTAGGGGTGGAGGTATCTTCATCAATGCAACCTTGACAGTAAATAATAGTACCATCACGTTGAATACTGCGGAAAATGAGGAAGCCGCTGGTGGCATCTTCAACAATGAGAGTGGTACTGTTACGGTGAAAAATAGTCTCATTGCTGGCAATAATAACTCTGATGTAACAGGCGCCTTCGTCAGCAACGGCTATAATCTCATTGGCAGTTTGAGTGGCTCTACAGGCTTTAACGCTAACGAAGAACTTAATGTTCCACTAGAAGATGTATTAGATACAACGTTGCAAGATAATGGAGGTGCTACCAAAACCCATGCCTTAGTTACTGGTAGCAGAGCCATCAACACAGGCAGCAACGCAGATATACCTACTGATACCACAGATTTAGATGGGGATGGCAACACTACTGAACCAGTTCCTTATGACCAACGTGGGTCTGGTTTCGCCCGTATCTCTAATGGAATAGTGGACATCGGAGCTTATGAGGCGGTTGTTAACCTTATTAGAAGCTAA
- a CDS encoding SDR family NAD(P)-dependent oxidoreductase: protein MNKLDLIDNSNTEEINGSSIAIIGMSCSFPGAKNPDAFWQNLQNGIESISHFSEPELAASVEPSLLNHPNYVKANAMLSDIDLFDAEFFGFSPREAEIIDPQHRLFLEKSWETLENSGYNPETYQGSIGVYAGVSISTYLIKNLYGNQNLSESVTPYQLVLQNDKDFLSTRISYKLNLKGPSVNIQTACSTSLVAVHLACQSLLSGECDMSLAGGVAIRVPEKTGYLYQEGMILSPDGHCRAFDAQAQGTVSGNGVGVVLLKRLADAIADRDCIHAIIKGSAINNDGALKIGYTAPSFDGQVSVITEAQAISAVEAETISYIEAHGTGTPLGDPIEIAALTEAFHATTQKNHYCAIGSVKTNIGHLDAAAGVAGLIKTVLALKHKLIPPSLHFQQPNPKIDFANSPFYVNTKLTEWKTNGVPRRAGVSSFGIGGTNAHVILEEAPIQKSAEKFRPSQLLLLSAKTKSALETLTANLAKYLEQHPETNLADIAYTLQVGRKAFSHRRTLVASNVADAKIALSTLDPKRVLDASQDSLEPAVVFMFPGQGAQYVNMGWELYQEEPTFREQVDLCAEILKPLLGLDLRHVIYPVEPQAATQQLQQTAITQPALFVIEYSLAKLWMEWGVQPEAMIGHSIGEYVAACLAGVFSLEDALFLVAKRGELMQKMASGSMLAVPLSEKDIQPFLSENISLAAINGELNCVVAGTTEAVDVLQIHLLEKGVECRHLHTSHAFHSPMMNAILEPFTVVVKSINLQPPQIPYISNVTGDWITAAQATNPSYWAKHLRETIRFADGLQQLFKQSNRIFLEVGSGRTLSTLTVRHPDKPSNQIVLSSLRHPQDQQSDVAFLLSSLGKLWLAGVQVDWSGFYTHEQCSRLPLPTYPFERQRYWIDPPNPVEAVSPRPSMLEKKPDIADWFYVPSWKRSVIPARNTHVSLTQSCWLVFVDECGLGSQIVQQLEKDGQDVIRVFAGEEFSQQSDRSYTLNPQQRDHYDALIQQLLAQKKTPQHIVHLWSVTSNSYIGGITSLEESQYLGFYSLLFLTQAFGAQNFTDELQFNIVSNNIQEVTGVELLHPEKSTLLGLCKVIRQEYVNITCRSIDVVVPELGTWEYETLIDSLITEFTDNISETTIAYRGHHRWIQTFESVQLDKTANGKTRLREEGVYLITGGLGGIGLAIAEYLAKTVQAKLVLLGRSPLPEKANWEKWLATHDEQEQISRKIQKLQNIEALGGEILLISADVTNLQQMQQAIAQARKQFGQINGVIHAAGVPGGSIIQLKTPEMIASVMEPKVKGTLILETLFKDTKLDFLVLFSSLASIVGGLTQADYCAANAFLDTFALSRSSQQCTFTLSINWDGWQEVGMGVNTQLLIEKQTTSPEILKKGILPQEGINVFSSLLENRLHQVLISTSDFQLRLQESNKFKASLSSQFLQYANKLHPRPTLSNAYVAPRNELEQSIANIWQMFIGIEQIGIYDNFFDIGGDSLIAVQFISKLSSTLKIAISSHSLLNAPTIAELALLVEQTSLPMVDTSKFQTKSLSNLLVELKSGSFKQPFFLIHPVGGQVYFYRDLANCLDPRQAVYGLQAQGFDGKQQPLMRVEEMASQYIEALRVVQPEGPYFLGGSSFGGTVAFEMAHQLQALGQKVALLTLIDTPGQGQMPTKVEDSDIKILAYLLGVGANVSVSLDHLEQLTPSEQLSYLLAHEEIANKIPPDFTIDQLRPFLNLFRANAWAMQSYIPRIYPGKIVFFRALERDAFNPQNPELGWLDLATEGIEIVEVPGNHMTMHSLPHVQVLAQKLNIYLERARA from the coding sequence ATGAATAAACTCGATTTAATTGATAATTCTAATACTGAAGAAATTAATGGTTCATCAATAGCCATTATTGGAATGTCTTGTAGTTTTCCTGGAGCAAAAAATCCTGATGCATTTTGGCAGAATCTCCAAAATGGTATTGAATCAATTTCTCATTTTTCTGAGCCAGAATTAGCTGCGAGTGTAGAGCCAAGCTTACTAAATCACCCCAATTATGTCAAAGCAAATGCTATGCTCTCAGACATCGACCTATTTGATGCTGAATTTTTTGGCTTCAGTCCACGAGAAGCTGAAATCATTGATCCACAACACCGTTTATTTTTAGAAAAATCTTGGGAGACACTTGAAAATTCTGGTTATAACCCAGAAACATATCAAGGTTCAATTGGTGTTTATGCTGGTGTTAGCATCAGCACTTACTTAATTAAAAATCTTTATGGTAATCAAAACCTCTCAGAATCTGTAACTCCTTATCAACTTGTATTGCAAAACGATAAAGATTTTTTATCTACACGTATTTCTTACAAATTAAATTTAAAAGGGCCAAGTGTTAACATTCAAACTGCTTGTTCTACTTCACTAGTGGCTGTACATCTTGCGTGTCAAAGTTTACTCAGCGGTGAATGCGATATGTCTTTAGCAGGTGGTGTTGCTATCCGCGTTCCTGAAAAAACAGGATATTTATATCAGGAGGGGATGATTCTGTCTCCCGATGGACACTGTAGAGCTTTTGACGCCCAAGCACAAGGTACAGTTAGCGGTAACGGTGTTGGAGTTGTGCTATTAAAGCGTTTAGCAGACGCGATCGCTGATAGAGATTGCATCCATGCAATTATTAAAGGATCTGCTATCAATAATGATGGCGCTTTAAAAATTGGTTACACAGCTCCTAGTTTTGATGGTCAAGTGTCTGTAATTACTGAAGCACAAGCTATCAGCGCTGTGGAAGCTGAGACTATTAGTTATATAGAAGCACATGGTACTGGTACTCCTCTAGGTGACCCCATTGAAATTGCAGCATTAACAGAAGCTTTTCACGCCACTACCCAAAAAAATCACTATTGTGCGATCGGTTCGGTAAAAACTAACATTGGACACTTAGATGCAGCAGCGGGTGTAGCTGGTCTCATTAAAACAGTCCTTGCTCTTAAACACAAGTTGATACCGCCGAGCTTGCATTTTCAACAACCTAACCCGAAGATTGATTTTGCTAATAGTCCCTTTTATGTCAATACAAAACTGACTGAATGGAAAACCAATGGTGTTCCCCGCCGAGCTGGAGTAAGTTCTTTTGGAATTGGCGGAACTAATGCTCATGTTATTTTAGAAGAAGCGCCTATACAAAAGTCTGCTGAAAAATTTAGACCTTCCCAATTATTATTACTATCTGCTAAAACCAAATCTGCGCTAGAAACTCTAACGGCAAACTTAGCTAAGTATTTAGAGCAACATCCTGAAACTAATCTTGCAGATATTGCTTATACACTGCAAGTTGGACGTAAAGCCTTCAGCCATCGCCGCACTTTAGTTGCTAGTAATGTTGCAGATGCGAAGATTGCGCTTTCTACTTTAGATCCTAAAAGAGTTTTAGACGCTAGTCAAGATTCTCTAGAGCCTGCTGTCGTCTTTATGTTTCCCGGACAGGGCGCACAATATGTAAATATGGGTTGGGAACTTTATCAAGAGGAACCCACATTTCGCGAACAGGTTGATCTTTGCGCGGAAATTCTTAAACCTCTACTGGGGCTTGATCTGCGTCATGTAATTTATCCAGTAGAGCCACAAGCAGCAACACAACAATTACAACAAACTGCTATTACCCAGCCAGCACTTTTTGTAATTGAGTACTCCTTGGCTAAGTTATGGATGGAATGGGGAGTGCAGCCAGAAGCGATGATTGGTCATAGCATCGGTGAATATGTGGCCGCTTGTTTAGCTGGTGTTTTCTCCCTGGAAGATGCATTGTTTTTGGTAGCAAAACGTGGTGAACTGATGCAGAAAATGGCTTCAGGGTCAATGCTTGCTGTACCACTTTCAGAAAAAGATATCCAACCTTTCCTCAGCGAGAATATTTCTTTAGCTGCAATTAACGGAGAGTTAAATTGTGTAGTTGCAGGTACTACAGAAGCTGTGGATGTATTGCAAATTCATCTATTAGAAAAAGGTGTGGAGTGTCGCCATCTACATACCTCCCATGCTTTCCATTCCCCGATGATGAATGCGATTTTAGAGCCTTTTACTGTTGTAGTGAAAAGCATAAATTTGCAACCGCCGCAAATCCCCTATATATCTAATGTGACTGGGGATTGGATTACAGCAGCCCAAGCAACAAATCCTAGTTATTGGGCGAAACATTTACGAGAAACTATACGCTTTGCAGATGGCTTACAACAATTATTTAAACAATCAAATCGAATATTTTTAGAAGTTGGGTCTGGGAGAACTTTAAGTACGTTAACAGTACGTCATCCAGATAAACCATCTAATCAGATTGTACTTTCTTCATTACGCCATCCACAAGACCAACAATCAGATGTTGCTTTTTTGTTGAGTAGTTTAGGAAAACTCTGGCTTGCAGGAGTACAAGTAGATTGGTCGGGATTTTATACTCATGAACAATGCTCACGCCTACCCTTACCTACTTATCCGTTTGAGCGCCAGCGTTACTGGATTGATCCACCAAACCCAGTAGAGGCTGTTAGTCCTCGCCCAAGTATGTTAGAGAAAAAGCCAGATATTGCGGACTGGTTTTATGTTCCTTCATGGAAACGCTCAGTTATACCTGCTCGCAATACTCATGTTTCCCTAACTCAATCATGCTGGTTGGTGTTTGTGGATGAGTGCGGTTTAGGTTCGCAAATCGTACAACAACTAGAGAAAGATGGTCAAGATGTGATTCGTGTGTTTGCTGGTGAGGAATTTAGTCAGCAGAGCGATCGCTCATATACACTTAATCCACAACAACGTGATCACTATGACGCTCTCATACAACAACTTTTAGCACAAAAGAAAACACCACAGCATATTGTGCATTTATGGAGTGTCACGTCCAACAGCTACATAGGCGGAATTACATCGCTGGAAGAATCACAATATTTAGGCTTCTACAGCTTGCTGTTTTTGACACAAGCCTTTGGCGCACAGAATTTTACTGATGAGTTGCAATTCAACATTGTATCTAACAATATTCAAGAAGTAACTGGTGTAGAGTTACTACATCCAGAGAAATCAACATTACTTGGACTATGTAAAGTAATTCGCCAAGAATACGTTAATATAACCTGTCGTAGTATTGATGTTGTGGTTCCAGAATTGGGAACTTGGGAATATGAAACACTTATCGATTCTTTAATTACAGAATTTACTGATAATATCTCTGAGACAACTATTGCCTACAGAGGTCATCATCGCTGGATACAGACTTTTGAATCTGTGCAGTTGGATAAAACAGCAAATGGTAAAACTCGGTTAAGAGAAGAGGGAGTATATTTAATCACTGGAGGTTTAGGCGGTATTGGTTTAGCGATCGCGGAATATTTAGCCAAGACTGTGCAAGCTAAATTAGTGCTGCTTGGGCGATCGCCTCTTCCCGAAAAAGCTAATTGGGAAAAATGGTTAGCTACCCACGATGAACAAGAACAGATAAGTCGTAAAATTCAAAAACTTCAGAATATTGAGGCTTTGGGTGGGGAAATTCTACTGATTAGTGCTGATGTCACTAACCTACAACAAATGCAGCAAGCGATCGCGCAAGCGAGAAAGCAATTTGGGCAGATAAATGGGGTAATTCATGCAGCCGGAGTTCCTGGTGGAAGCATTATTCAGCTGAAAACACCTGAAATGATAGCCAGCGTCATGGAACCCAAAGTTAAAGGAACATTAATCCTAGAAACTCTCTTCAAAGATACAAAGCTAGATTTTTTAGTGCTGTTTTCATCACTCGCTTCTATTGTTGGAGGATTAACTCAAGCAGACTATTGTGCAGCCAATGCTTTTTTAGATACATTTGCTCTCAGCCGGTCTTCTCAACAATGTACATTTACCTTATCTATTAATTGGGATGGTTGGCAAGAAGTAGGAATGGGAGTAAACACACAACTATTAATTGAAAAACAAACAACATCGCCTGAAATTTTAAAAAAAGGAATATTGCCTCAAGAAGGCATAAATGTGTTTAGTTCTCTTCTGGAAAACAGACTACATCAAGTTCTCATTTCCACTTCTGATTTTCAGCTACGACTACAGGAAAGTAATAAATTTAAAGCATCGCTTTCTTCACAATTTTTGCAGTATGCTAACAAACTTCACCCAAGGCCTACACTTAGTAATGCTTATGTCGCTCCTCGAAATGAGTTAGAACAAAGCATTGCTAATATTTGGCAGATGTTTATTGGGATTGAGCAGATAGGAATCTACGATAACTTCTTTGACATAGGAGGAGATTCACTAATAGCAGTTCAATTTATTAGCAAATTAAGCTCAACCTTGAAAATAGCAATTTCTTCACACAGTCTCTTAAATGCACCTACAATTGCAGAGTTAGCTTTGTTAGTTGAACAAACTTCTTTGCCTATGGTTGATACTAGCAAATTTCAGACCAAATCACTTTCTAATTTGCTAGTAGAACTTAAATCAGGTAGCTTTAAACAACCATTTTTCTTAATACATCCAGTAGGTGGTCAAGTTTACTTTTACCGAGACTTAGCAAATTGTTTAGATCCTCGACAAGCAGTTTATGGTTTGCAAGCACAAGGCTTTGATGGTAAGCAACAACCCCTGATGCGGGTAGAGGAAATGGCAAGCCAATATATAGAAGCATTAAGAGTTGTTCAGCCGGAAGGGCCATATTTTCTTGGGGGATCTTCTTTTGGAGGTACTGTGGCGTTTGAAATGGCTCACCAATTACAGGCTTTAGGTCAAAAAGTCGCACTGTTAACCCTCATAGACACTCCTGGACAAGGACAAATGCCAACAAAGGTTGAAGATAGCGATATCAAAATATTGGCTTACCTGCTTGGTGTTGGTGCTAATGTTTCTGTTTCTTTGGATCACTTAGAACAGCTTACACCTTCTGAACAACTAAGTTATTTATTAGCTCATGAAGAAATAGCAAATAAAATCCCTCCTGATTTTACTATTGATCAATTACGTCCTTTTCTCAACTTATTTAGGGCAAATGCTTGGGCAATGCAAAGCTATATACCGCGAATTTATCCAGGTAAAATTGTTTTCTTTCGGGCGCTTGAGCGCGATGCATTCAATCCCCAGAATCCTGAACTGGGTTGGTTAGATTTAGCTACTGAAGGTATAGAGATTGTTGAGGTTCCTGGTAATCATATGACAATGCATTCCCTTCCTCATGTTCAAGTCTTGGCACAAAAGCTGAATATATACCTTGAGAGAGCAAGAGCGTAA